The genomic stretch ATCGCGGGTGAGACCAAACTGCTGATGGTATTCTCGCAGACTGGGCAAGAGATGTTGGGTCATGCGTTCTTTTTGCAGCCGGAGAGTCATGACAAAGTCGGCTTGATCTAAGGCGGGTTCTAGATCCCAGTGCAGCGTGATGCTGCGAGGCAGATCGGTGGCTGCGGCGATCATCTCGGCAAAGTAGGAGGGTAGGAGAGTGGGTGGTGCAGCAAGGTGAACATCGGCACCGCTAGCGGTCAGGCTCCAAAGGTTCGATCGCGCCACCCGTGAGTGTAGAATATCGCCAACGATGGCAATTTTCTTGCCCTGCAACTGTTCCAGCCGAGGCTCATCGGCATCTAAGCAGCAGCACATGGTAAATAAATCCAGCAGCGCTTGGGAGGGATGCTCGTGCTGGCCATCGCCGGCATTGAGAACGCCCACTTGGGTGCCGAGGCGCTCCATCTCCTGGGCGATCGCCGTCGGCACGCCGGCATCCCGATGGCGAATCACCATCAAATCGGTGCCCATGGCTAGATAGGTTTTGGCGGTATCGAGAATCGTTTCCCCTTTGGTTAGCGATGACGTACCGGGGGCAAAGTTGAGAATGTCAGCAGAGAGGCGTTTGGCGGCAAGCTCAAAGCTGCTGCGGGTGCGAGTGGAGGATTCAAAAAACAGATTGGCAACCACTTTACCCTGCAGGGCGGGTACCTTTTTGGTGCGGCGCGACAAAACCTCACGGAAGCTGACGGCCGTTTGTAAGATGGTGTTGTATTCCGCCGGGGTGAAGTCCGCTAGCGAAAGAATGTGACGACGAGTCCAATCTGGTGAAGGAGGCATGTATCTTAATCAATGGGGCCATCAGCAGGAGGAAGATTTATCCCCTAGAGATTATGTCACGCAAGGGGCGATCGCTCCACCCTCTCCCTCTACCCTCCCCGTTGTTGTCCCATTCCTCTTCTCCTCGTCTCTTATGCCCAACCCTTCTGACTGGATTGAAATTGGCAAAATCGTCGCGCCCCAAGGGCTCGTCGGCGAACTGCGCGTTTACCCAAGCTCCGACTTCCCTGAACGGTTTCTTGAGCCGGGGCAACGCTGGATGCGATCGCCCAAGGGGGGAGACCCTACCCTGGTGCATCTGCAGTCTGGGCGCTATGTGGAGGGCAAGAATCTCTATGTCATTCGTCTAGAAGGCATCACCAGCCGCGCCCAAGCAGAAACCCTGCGCGACTATGA from Candidatus Obscuribacterales bacterium encodes the following:
- a CDS encoding aspartate carbamoyltransferase catalytic subunit; its protein translation is MPPSPDWTRRHILSLADFTPAEYNTILQTAVSFREVLSRRTKKVPALQGKVVANLFFESSTRTRSSFELAAKRLSADILNFAPGTSSLTKGETILDTAKTYLAMGTDLMVIRHRDAGVPTAIAQEMERLGTQVGVLNAGDGQHEHPSQALLDLFTMCCCLDADEPRLEQLQGKKIAIVGDILHSRVARSNLWSLTASGADVHLAAPPTLLPSYFAEMIAAATDLPRSITLHWDLEPALDQADFVMTLRLQKERMTQHLLPSLREYHQQFGLTRDRLQLCKPSVRLLHPGPVNRGVEISSDLMDDPLLSLIPQQVTSGVAIRMALLYLMGSGQE
- the rimM gene encoding ribosome maturation factor RimM (Essential for efficient processing of 16S rRNA), with translation MYLNQWGHQQEEDLSPRDYVTQGAIAPPSPSTLPVVVPFLFSSSLMPNPSDWIEIGKIVAPQGLVGELRVYPSSDFPERFLEPGQRWMRSPKGGDPTLVHLQSGRYVEGKNLYVIRLEGITSRAQAETLRDYELLVPESDRLPLAPHEFHVADLIGLTVVDQHSQDLVGTVVDVMSTGHDMLVV